One Glutamicibacter mishrai genomic window carries:
- a CDS encoding ThiF family adenylyltransferase, whose amino-acid sequence MPRPPLCEPAPSIDPGVLARYSRHLTLPGVGEEGQRRIINVKVLIIGAGGLGSPIASYLIAAGVGQIGVLDDDTVELSNLQRQIMHRESDVGLPKVASVQRLAEDLNSTVRIRALNERLSTENAIELFEAYDLVIDGSDNFATRYLASDAAEITGTPLVWGTLFQFSGQVSVFDPRTGPMLRDIFPDIPDADSVPSCAEGGVFGALCGVVGSVMATEALKLITGIGATLSGKLWLYDALNASMRTLEFTADPQREAVSGLGDYQPVACAIEDPVASLSVQELQVLEAQHEVLVIDVRESWERDIASIPRSVHVPMDQLLAGDYPQVPASARSLVMVCKSGVRSEKAARHLAQQQPAHRKIYSLEGGTLQWFAQVEGRQITY is encoded by the coding sequence ATGCCGCGCCCGCCGCTGTGCGAACCGGCGCCAAGCATCGACCCGGGCGTGCTGGCCCGCTACTCGCGGCACCTGACCCTTCCCGGAGTCGGCGAAGAAGGCCAGCGGCGCATCATCAATGTCAAGGTGCTGATCATCGGCGCCGGGGGACTGGGCAGCCCGATCGCCAGCTATCTGATCGCCGCGGGCGTTGGCCAGATCGGGGTCCTGGACGACGACACCGTTGAGCTCTCGAATTTGCAGCGCCAGATCATGCATCGGGAATCCGATGTCGGTTTGCCCAAGGTCGCCTCTGTGCAGCGGCTGGCCGAAGACCTCAACAGCACCGTGCGGATCCGAGCGCTGAACGAACGGCTGAGCACAGAGAACGCGATTGAACTCTTTGAGGCTTATGACCTGGTCATCGACGGCAGTGACAACTTCGCCACCCGGTACCTTGCCTCGGACGCGGCGGAAATCACCGGGACGCCACTGGTGTGGGGAACGCTCTTCCAGTTCTCGGGACAAGTATCGGTTTTTGATCCTCGAACCGGTCCGATGCTTCGCGACATCTTCCCTGATATCCCTGATGCTGATTCGGTGCCGAGCTGCGCCGAAGGCGGGGTCTTCGGAGCACTGTGCGGAGTGGTCGGTTCGGTGATGGCTACCGAAGCGCTCAAGCTCATCACCGGGATCGGGGCAACACTCAGCGGCAAGCTGTGGCTCTATGATGCCTTGAATGCGAGCATGCGGACTTTGGAATTCACGGCGGACCCGCAACGCGAGGCAGTGAGCGGATTGGGGGACTACCAGCCGGTTGCCTGTGCCATCGAGGATCCGGTTGCATCGCTGAGCGTGCAAGAGCTGCAGGTATTGGAAGCCCAGCATGAGGTGCTCGTCATTGACGTGCGCGAGTCGTGGGAGCGTGACATCGCGTCGATTCCACGCAGCGTCCATGTGCCCATGGACCAGCTGCTCGCGGGGGACTACCCTCAAGTGCCTGCTAGCGCCCGCAGCCTGGTCATGGTTTGCAAGAGCGGTGTCCGCTCCGAAAAAGCCGCTCGGCATCTGGCGCAGCAACAGCCAGCGCACCGCAAGATCTACAGCCTTGAAGGCGGGACGCTGCAATGGTTTGCCCAGGTTGAAGGACGGCAAATCACCTACTAG